One Palaemon carinicauda isolate YSFRI2023 chromosome 5, ASM3689809v2, whole genome shotgun sequence DNA window includes the following coding sequences:
- the LOC137640613 gene encoding uncharacterized protein — protein MSVELDSLYSREEVGNKKEGSSDDSNENERDVCKIMFMRDVPQCERFNEHSSRDVYEFFKEYERYCQDKYGDSKRVWTRELGEYLTRYLLTVYGVIMSVGDVGYDSVKSRIIEQVKRMKGSVKCRRKNYFDEARKNVGETISIYVCQLETLAKKKYGDEGINESKELMRKFLATVPANVCEFIKLKRKEKMRWMQERLTWDDILEILEDYELDRCMKESKSVSVRTGMEESVIEFGNHKDGVLRGPMRIADQVIDRSVRASNGGTVQANGGFRQGNWCNKDTSASAQ, from the coding sequence atgagtgtggaattagattctttatattctagagaggaagtaggaaacaagaaggaaggtagtagTGATGATAGcaatgagaatgaacgtgatgtgtgtaagattaTGTTTATGAGAGATGTACCtcagtgtgaaaggttcaatgagcatagtagtagggatgtatacgagtttttcaaggagtatgagaggtattgtcaggataagtatggggatagtaagagagtttggactagggagttaggagaatatttgactaggTATTTGTTGACggtgtatggtgtgataatgagtgtgggggatgttgGATATGATAGTGTGAAAAgtaggataattgagcaggtaaaacgtatgaaagggagtgttaagtgtaggcgtaaaaattattttgatgaggctCGAAAGAATGTGGGTGAGACTATTTCTATTTATGTATGTCAGTTAGAAACGTTAGCAaagaagaagtatggagatgaaggtataaatgagagtaaggagttaatgaggaagttcttGGCGACAGTACCTgcgaatgtgtgtgaatttattaaattgaaacggaaggagaaaatgaggtggatgcaagagagattgacatgggatgatatactagagatacttgaggattatgagttagataggtgcatgaaagaaagtaaatctgtaagtgtaagaactggaatggaagaaagcgTAATAGAATTTGGTAATCATAAGGATGGAGTTTTGAGggggccaatgaggatagctgatcaggtaatagataggagtgttagggcaagtaacggaggaactgtacAAGCAAATGGTGgctttaggcagggtaattggtgcAATAAGGATACGAGTGCTAGTGCGCagtga